The genomic region ACACGTAGCGGTACACTTTAGATAACGAAGTGGTGAATTTTTGTGCGGCTTGCGGATTCTCGTCTATCAAGCTGGTCAAGACATTTAAACTATTGAACAGAAAGTGCGGATCTAATTGGTTTTTAAGCGATTCGAATTGCGCTGTTGCCCTTCCAGCAATGACCTTTTGCTCCTTAAACTTCGATTCTTGCTTTGTTTTATAATAATAAAAGGCTAAAAAGGAAAAGGAAATAATTACCGTTATTACAAGTGTTGGTACAAAATCTGCAATCCGTTGATTTCCCAAAGCATTTTGAAAATCGGTTCCATATCTTACCATCAATCCAAACGCATTCAAGAAAAAAGTCAAAATACTGGTAATCACTAAAGAAATTACCAAAAAAATGGACATTACAGGGATGGTAAAAATCTTTCTTCCATACCTCCCAATTAAATACCTGATAAAAGTGCTATGCGCGAAATAAAGGGTTATGGTAAAAACTTGATTAATTAAAAACTTGGTTATTAAACTTTGATCGAAAGAGGGAATATGTCCATTCACAAAATTGATAAGGTTAATAATTAGGAAAATTATCACTCCTATAAAAAATGCCCTTCCAAGTTCTTTAATTATATTGATCATCTTACAGTTGGGTTACGTATACTACCGCTTAAAGTTAATGAAATATACCACAGTTAATGCTTCAAATTAAAATTGAAAAGCGGGTAATTCTTCGTGTGCATCAAGAAAAAAAGTGCTGTTTGCCCTATGTCCTGCTAAAGAATACAAGTTTGAATAGCTCCATTTTTCGGTTGTTTCCTCGCTCTCTATAAAACTGAAAAGAAAAAGGATGAAATAATAAATAAGTCGTATCATAATGGTTGTTGGTTTTGTTATACAGTATCAAAATTGTGGATTTTAATGCGTTTTCAAAAAACATACTTACCGAGTTGTTGAATTTGAAGGATGAATTGCAGTAATCCCTACCGAAATAAAAAATTTAAGTAGCTTTGAAGATCTCAAAAGTTATTTTTTTTATGAATCGAAGAAAATTTATCACCCGTACCGCACAGGTTTCCGCCCTTTCTGCAGTTCCCATATATCATACTTTCGCCCAAGCTCCCAATCTTTCAAAGAGTATAAATGAGAATGTACTTCCGAAGAAATTAAAAAAAGGGGACACTGTAGGCCTTATTGCGCCAGGCTACGCACTATCCCAAAAAGCCTTGGAAAACGCAATTACAAACGTAAAGGCAATAGGATTTGTACCTTACCATACCCCAAGAATCGTAGGGAATTTTGGATACTTCAGTAACACCGATAAAGCACGAGTGGAAGATATACATGAAATGTTCCTTAATCCAGATATCGATGCCATTTTTTGTGCCAGGGGCGGTTATGGCTGTACCCGTATCTTAAAAGACATTAACTTCGATTACATTCAGCAAAATCCTAAAATATTGCTAGGTTTTAGCGATATCACAGCTTTGGTGAACAGTATTTACCAAAAAACGGGCATTGTAACTTTTCATGGGCCAGTGGGCACTACATTAAACAACGATTATAACCGGGAGCAGTTAGAAAAAATAGTTTGCCATGCCAATAACAGCATTCCATTGGCCACGGAAACTTTTACCGCAAGCCAGACTATTGCCGATTCTACTTTCGAGCAATATGTAATCAACCCAGGTATCGCCAAAGGTAAGCTTGCCGGTGGAAACCTCTCCTTACTATCGGCTATGACGGGAACCGATTTTGAAGTAGATTATACCGATAAAATTGTTTTTATTGAAGAAATTGATGAAGATCCTTATCGCGTAGATAGAATGCTTACCCAATTATTGGATTCTAAAACCTTTAAAAATGCCAAAGGAATTGTACTCGGTGTCTTTAAAGGCTGCGACGACCCTGATAGAAGCAATTCTTTTAGTCTGAAGGAAGTGATCCTAGATCGAATTAAACCGATGAATATTCCGGCCATTTATGGTTTTTCAATTGGTCATATCGATAATAATTTAACGCTTCCCGTAGGAATCAATGCGCAACTCAACACCAATAACTTTAGCTTAGAATTACTAGAAAATAGTGTTTCTTAAAGATTTTACGGCTTAGGTTTTTGTTATACCTTTACAGTATGATATTCCAAACCAAGAGATTAACCGTAAGAAAGCTAAGCATGGCCGACCTCGATCTGTTCCATAAAATGCAGAACGACCAGGCTGTTATGCGATACATTGGCGGAAAAACATACTCACTGGAAGAAAATAAAACCGACCTTAAAAATATCTTGAAATTCTACAAAAACCCGAAAAACGATTTTTGGGTATGGGCCATTACCTTTACAGAAACCAAGGAATTTTTAGGCACTATTGCGCTGGTAAAAAATGAAAAAGAAGAATATGAAATCGGTTACCGACTTTTAAAGGATTATTGGAAAAGAGGGCTTGGAAAAGAGGTAACAAACGGACTCATAAAATATGCTTTTGAAGTAAAAAAGATTAAAGAAATAGTGGCTTATGTAGATAAAAACAATGTTACTTCGGTACGTATTTTAGACTCCACATTTAATTTTATCAAAGAATTTTATAACGAGCAGGACAATTGTATTGATCGTTATTACAAACTCTCCAATTAAAACCATGCATGTTTTTGTTTATGGAACCCTTCGCAAAGAGTTTCAAAACCCTGTTGCTAAATTTTTAAGAAAGCACAGTAAGTTTATAGGAAAAGGAACTGCCCCAGGTCATCTATACGATCTCGGAAGTTTTCCCGGAGCTGTTTTTAATGCACATACTTCGGAAGTTATTCACGGTGAAATCTATTTTATTCAAAAGAATACTGAAGCTGTTCTAGCTGCACTAGATCGGTATGAAGGGATAGATGACCCAAATTTCGATTACTATGAAAAAACAGAGGCCCTGATTAAAGTGAATAACACTTCCATTAAAGCCTCTGTATATAATTTTAAAAAGTCTACCGTTTCTTTTAAAAAAATAGAAAGCGGCGATTATTCCAGTTATCTAGGCAACCCTTAAATAAAAGACAATTTTGTTCTTTAATTAGCGACATCGCTTATAAATTTTATTCGGTACAAGCGAATTTCATCATCTTCATAATCTCCATCAAACTCTTCCATGGCATGGGATATCTTATCGTCTTCCGCCTCTATAAAATAATCGTGCAGTTCTTCCTGTTGATCTTCATCCAGCATTTCGTCCAACCAATAATCCAAATTCAGTTTTGTTCCCATATAAACAATCTGCTCCATTTCCTTAATAAGGTCATCCATAGACAGTCCCTTGGCTGCAGCGATATCGTCCAGTGGTAACTTTCGGTCAATATTTTGTATCACGTATAACTTTAAGGCAGAATTGGCTCCGGTGGATTTTACCACCATATCATCTGGTCTTACAATATCATTTTCTTCAACATATTTCTTTATAAAAGCGATGAAAGGCTTACCAAACTTTTTGGCTTTTCCATCCCCTACTCCGTGAATATTGGACATTTCTTCCAATGTTAATGGATATTTAAGCGCCATATCTTCCAAAGAAGGGTCTTGAAAAATAACAAAAGGCGGAACTTCCAGTTTTTTGGCCTGTTGCTTCCTTAAATCCTTGAGCATTTTAAGCAATTGCTCATCGGCGACAGCACCTCCAGTTTTTCCAGCCGTTACAATGGTATCGTCATTAGCATCTTCATATGTATGATCTTCGGTCATTAAAAATGAAGTAGGATTTTTTAAATACTCCTTTCCCTTGTCCGTTAAATGCAATACTCCATACTGTTCAATTTCTTTATGCATCATTCCGGTAACCAAAACTTGACGGATCAAGGCCATCCAATAAGCCGCGTCATGGTCTGTCCCCGTTCCAAAGAACGGGCGTTCATCGGTTTTATGGGACTTTATAAGGGCATTGACCTTTCCTACCAAGGTATTTACAATCTCTTTCGCTTTATATTTTTCTTTGGTGTCCTTTATGATTTTTAAAAGCTTAACAACATCCTCTTTTGCTTCATGCTTT from Galbibacter sp. BG1 harbors:
- a CDS encoding LD-carboxypeptidase, whose amino-acid sequence is MNRRKFITRTAQVSALSAVPIYHTFAQAPNLSKSINENVLPKKLKKGDTVGLIAPGYALSQKALENAITNVKAIGFVPYHTPRIVGNFGYFSNTDKARVEDIHEMFLNPDIDAIFCARGGYGCTRILKDINFDYIQQNPKILLGFSDITALVNSIYQKTGIVTFHGPVGTTLNNDYNREQLEKIVCHANNSIPLATETFTASQTIADSTFEQYVINPGIAKGKLAGGNLSLLSAMTGTDFEVDYTDKIVFIEEIDEDPYRVDRMLTQLLDSKTFKNAKGIVLGVFKGCDDPDRSNSFSLKEVILDRIKPMNIPAIYGFSIGHIDNNLTLPVGINAQLNTNNFSLELLENSVS
- a CDS encoding GNAT family N-acetyltransferase, whose amino-acid sequence is MIFQTKRLTVRKLSMADLDLFHKMQNDQAVMRYIGGKTYSLEENKTDLKNILKFYKNPKNDFWVWAITFTETKEFLGTIALVKNEKEEYEIGYRLLKDYWKRGLGKEVTNGLIKYAFEVKKIKEIVAYVDKNNVTSVRILDSTFNFIKEFYNEQDNCIDRYYKLSN
- a CDS encoding gamma-glutamylcyclotransferase, whose protein sequence is MHVFVYGTLRKEFQNPVAKFLRKHSKFIGKGTAPGHLYDLGSFPGAVFNAHTSEVIHGEIYFIQKNTEAVLAALDRYEGIDDPNFDYYEKTEALIKVNNTSIKASVYNFKKSTVSFKKIESGDYSSYLGNP